The Patescibacteria group bacterium genome contains a region encoding:
- the radA gene encoding DNA repair protein RadA, whose product MSTQTIYTCSKCGAQSPKWQGRCLECGSWGTLEEDIINKSKNSLQKINIQPGQTIDFDKIEMKNFSRLRSQTEELDRVLGGGLVPGSLILIGGEPGIGKSTLVLQIASQIAQQNKNQVLYVSGEESAQQIKTRIDRLKLPSQNLQFLGETDIETICATIEKNQPSLAIIDSIQTIYFADIPSGAGSINQVRACTVKLLETAKKNHIPIFIIGHVTKEGEVAGPKTLEHLVDTVLYLEGDPLHHFRILRSVKNRFGTTNEVGIFDMQNQGLVEVKNPSQIFIQSNQEKLPGSVISVIMEGSRPFLIEIQALCSRTNFGYPQRKATGFDYNRLQLLIAVLQKRCQLSLANQDVYLNIAGGIKIQETGVDLAVCLAIVSAFKNKSLPADSIALGEVGLGGEIRTISYVDRRLQEAKKLGFKKFILSAEQKIEKSSNEIIQIKTLSQAIEKII is encoded by the coding sequence ATGTCTACTCAAACTATCTATACATGCTCAAAATGTGGCGCACAATCTCCCAAATGGCAAGGGCGTTGTCTTGAGTGTGGTTCTTGGGGAACACTTGAAGAAGACATTATTAATAAATCTAAAAACTCTCTTCAAAAAATAAACATCCAGCCAGGACAAACTATTGATTTTGATAAAATTGAAATGAAAAATTTTAGTCGCCTTAGAAGTCAAACCGAAGAGCTTGATCGAGTATTAGGTGGCGGACTTGTGCCGGGTAGTTTAATTTTAATTGGTGGCGAACCAGGTATCGGTAAAAGTACTTTGGTTTTACAAATTGCTAGTCAAATCGCGCAACAAAATAAAAATCAAGTTTTATATGTCTCAGGCGAAGAATCCGCTCAACAAATTAAAACTCGCATCGACCGTTTAAAATTACCTAGCCAAAATTTACAATTTTTAGGCGAAACAGATATTGAAACTATTTGTGCCACAATCGAAAAAAATCAACCCAGTTTAGCTATTATTGACTCTATCCAAACTATTTATTTTGCTGATATTCCATCTGGCGCCGGCAGTATTAATCAAGTGCGGGCTTGCACTGTTAAACTTTTAGAAACTGCTAAAAAAAATCATATTCCTATTTTTATTATCGGCCATGTGACTAAAGAAGGTGAAGTTGCTGGGCCTAAAACCTTAGAACATTTAGTTGATACTGTTTTATATTTAGAGGGCGATCCTTTACACCATTTTAGAATTTTGCGTAGTGTTAAAAATCGTTTCGGCACGACTAATGAGGTTGGAATTTTTGATATGCAAAACCAAGGCCTAGTCGAAGTTAAAAATCCATCTCAAATTTTTATTCAATCTAACCAAGAAAAATTGCCTGGCTCAGTTATTTCAGTCATTATGGAGGGTAGTCGACCGTTTTTAATTGAAATCCAAGCCCTATGTTCACGCACTAATTTTGGTTACCCACAACGTAAAGCCACGGGCTTTGATTACAATCGTTTACAATTATTAATTGCTGTTTTACAAAAACGTTGCCAATTAAGTTTGGCCAATCAAGATGTTTATTTAAATATTGCTGGTGGTATTAAAATTCAAGAAACTGGCGTTGATCTGGCTGTATGTTTAGCTATTGTTTCAGCCTTTAAAAATAAATCCCTACCAGCTGATTCAATCGCTTTGGGTGAAGTTGGCTTGGGTGGAGAAATTCGCACCATTAGCTATGTCGACCGTCGTTTACAAGAAGCTAAAAAATTAGGTTTTAAAAAATTTATTTTATCAGCTGAACAAAAAATTGAAAAATCTTCAAACGAAATAATTCAGATTAAAACCCTTTCTCAAGCCATAGAAAAAATAATCTAA
- a CDS encoding GIY-YIG nuclease family protein: MKFYYVYILLSLKDKRFYKGFTTDLKDRLEHHNKGLNESTKNRRPLKLIYYESYLNEQDARQREKFLKSGRGREIINKQLEKTLKNIK, from the coding sequence ATGAAATTTTATTACGTTTACATATTATTAAGTTTAAAAGATAAACGTTTTTATAAAGGATTTACTACGGATTTAAAAGACAGATTAGAACATCATAATAAGGGATTAAACGAATCTACTAAAAACAGAAGACCATTGAAATTAATTTATTATGAATCTTATTTAAACGAACAAGATGCTAGACAAAGAGAGAAGTTTTTAAAGTCCGGGCGTGGTCGAGAAATAATCAATAAACAGTTGGAAAAGACTTTGAAAAATATAAAAA
- a CDS encoding tRNA 4-thiouridine(8) synthase ThiI has product MLKCLLLFSGGLDSILAVKVLEKQKIKVTLIFFKSYFFDAQKAKKVAQELGYKLKVIDFGDEHFKKVKKPQHGYGKNMNPCLDCHLLMLKKAKELMQKEKYDFIATGEVLGQRPMTQTKHNLQFLTDKSDLKNKLLRPLSAQLLEPLDLEKSGHIDRLKLLNFQGRTRKPQMRLAKESKIKNYPHPAGGCLLTDEKFSGRLKNLLKNKNKITKDDIELLKYGRHFWLNKNLIVIGRHQEDNRHILKLAQLQDWVLQLKNFKGPIGLIRGSKINQQILKLVSQSLAWYHTQARQKKEVKVQIRKDDKINIIIINPHQSLTLK; this is encoded by the coding sequence ATGCTTAAATGTCTCTTACTTTTTTCCGGTGGACTAGATTCAATTCTAGCAGTTAAAGTTTTAGAAAAACAAAAGATTAAAGTAACTCTGATTTTTTTTAAGAGTTATTTTTTTGATGCGCAAAAGGCCAAAAAAGTAGCACAAGAATTAGGTTATAAATTAAAAGTCATTGATTTCGGTGATGAACATTTTAAAAAAGTTAAAAAACCACAACATGGTTATGGAAAAAATATGAATCCATGTTTAGACTGTCATTTGTTAATGCTTAAAAAAGCTAAAGAATTAATGCAAAAAGAAAAATATGATTTTATAGCCACGGGCGAGGTTTTGGGTCAACGACCAATGACACAAACCAAACATAATTTACAATTTTTAACCGATAAATCGGATTTAAAAAATAAATTATTACGTCCATTATCAGCACAACTCTTAGAACCGCTTGATTTAGAGAAATCGGGCCACATTGATCGTTTAAAATTATTAAATTTTCAAGGTAGAACGCGTAAGCCACAGATGCGACTGGCTAAAGAATCAAAAATTAAAAATTATCCTCATCCGGCGGGTGGTTGTTTATTAACCGATGAAAAGTTTTCAGGGCGTTTGAAAAATTTATTAAAAAATAAAAATAAAATTACAAAAGATGATATTGAATTATTAAAATATGGACGACACTTTTGGCTAAATAAAAATTTAATTGTAATCGGTCGACACCAAGAAGACAATCGGCACATTTTAAAATTAGCTCAACTGCAAGATTGGGTTTTACAATTAAAAAATTTTAAAGGACCGATTGGTTTAATTAGGGGGAGTAAAATTAATCAACAAATTTTAAAGTTAGTTAGTCAAAGTTTGGCTTGGTATCATACTCAAGCTAGGCAAAAAAAAGAAGTTAAAGTTCAAATTAGAAAAGATGACAAAATAAATATTATAATAATTAATCCACACCAAAGCTTGACTTTAAAATAA
- a CDS encoding reverse transcriptase/maturase family protein, with protein sequence MKIKSIHKFEDIINVENLFIAWNEFLCGKRNRLDVQIFGCNLMDNIFKLHYDLVYHNYKHDRYKAFKVFDPKIRNIHKASVRDRLLHHAICRQLYPFFDKKFIFDSYSCRVGKGTHKAVSRFRYFFLKASKNNTRTCWVLKGDIKKFFASIDHEILINMLREYIFDNNIIWLLDNIVSSFQIEEGKGLPLGNLTSQLFSNIYLNKFDQFMKHEIKAKFYIRYVDDFIILSDNKKWLETQINLIKNFLLTELKLNIHSQKTFIKTVASGVDFLGWINFSDHRILRRSTKQRMLQKMKCGISRESISSYLGLIKHGNSNKIKAKFLTFYQ encoded by the coding sequence ATGAAGATTAAAAGTATTCATAAATTTGAAGATATTATAAATGTTGAAAATTTATTTATCGCTTGGAATGAATTTTTGTGTGGTAAGCGAAATCGACTTGATGTTCAGATATTTGGGTGTAATTTAATGGATAATATTTTTAAGTTGCATTATGATTTAGTATATCATAATTATAAGCACGATAGATATAAGGCATTTAAGGTTTTTGATCCAAAAATTAGAAATATTCATAAAGCGAGTGTGCGCGATCGTTTATTACACCATGCAATATGTCGGCAATTATATCCCTTTTTTGATAAGAAATTTATTTTTGATAGTTATTCCTGCCGAGTAGGGAAAGGAACGCATAAAGCCGTGTCAAGATTTAGATATTTTTTTCTTAAAGCGAGTAAAAATAATACAAGAACATGTTGGGTACTTAAAGGAGATATTAAAAAATTTTTTGCTAGCATTGATCACGAAATACTAATCAATATGTTAAGAGAATATATTTTTGATAATAATATTATTTGGTTGTTAGATAATATTGTTAGTAGTTTTCAGATAGAAGAAGGTAAGGGGTTGCCATTAGGTAATCTTACTTCTCAGCTTTTTTCAAATATTTATCTCAATAAGTTTGATCAATTTATGAAACATGAAATTAAAGCAAAATTTTATATTCGTTATGTTGATGACTTTATAATTTTATCAGATAATAAAAAATGGCTTGAAACCCAAATTAACTTGATTAAAAATTTTTTATTAACAGAACTTAAATTGAATATCCATTCTCAAAAAACATTTATTAAAACAGTGGCTTCGGGTGTGGATTTTTTAGGATGGATAAACTTTTCAGATCATAGAATTTTAAGAAGATCTACAAAACAAAGAATGCTTCAAAAAATGAAATGTGGTATTTCAAGAGAATCTATAAGTTCTTATTTGGGTTTAATCAAACATGGAAATAGTAACAAAATCAAGGCAAAGTTTTTAACTTTTTATCAGTAG
- a CDS encoding DUF167 domain-containing protein, with protein MSDIELNLKITPNAKHNEILGWQKNIFNSEENLLKIKIQAPPIDGKANQMLIQFLADKLKLKKSQIKILQGQTSQFKKIILQQVDQNILENLKK; from the coding sequence ATGTCTGATATTGAATTAAATTTAAAAATAACTCCCAACGCCAAACATAACGAAATTTTAGGTTGGCAAAAAAATATTTTTAATTCTGAAGAAAATTTATTAAAAATTAAAATCCAGGCACCGCCAATTGACGGTAAAGCTAATCAAATGCTAATTCAATTTTTAGCTGATAAATTAAAGTTAAAAAAATCACAGATCAAAATTCTCCAAGGTCAAACTAGCCAATTTAAAAAAATAATTTTACAGCAAGTCGATCAAAATATTTTAGAAAATTTAAAAAAGTAA
- a CDS encoding four helix bundle protein — MNTFNLHTSNSTSPLIFRLAPLLQKFKDLYLIWYSYYKTIPKEHRFSLGIKVDNFLIETIEIIAGALYVAKEEKLPYIKLAIRKTDTLKLLFLILWETKSLDNKKYLAISEKIDEIGRMLGGWSGQIIKQQNSSIKK, encoded by the coding sequence ATGAATACTTTTAATCTTCATACTTCTAATTCTACCTCTCCTCTAATTTTTCGACTAGCACCATTGTTACAAAAATTTAAAGATTTATATCTTATTTGGTATAGCTATTATAAAACTATTCCGAAAGAACATAGATTTAGTCTTGGTATAAAAGTTGATAATTTTTTGATAGAAACTATAGAAATAATTGCTGGCGCGTTATATGTAGCCAAGGAAGAAAAATTGCCTTATATTAAATTAGCCATCAGAAAAACAGATACTCTCAAACTACTCTTTCTTATTCTCTGGGAGACAAAATCGTTGGACAACAAAAAATATTTAGCAATTTCGGAAAAAATTGATGAAATCGGCAGAATGCTAGGTGGCTGGAGTGGACAAATTATAAAACAACAAAACTCTTCTATAAAAAAATAG